A single genomic interval of Antechinus flavipes isolate AdamAnt ecotype Samford, QLD, Australia chromosome 1, AdamAnt_v2, whole genome shotgun sequence harbors:
- the TYK2 gene encoding non-receptor tyrosine-protein kinase TYK2: MPLCHCAARHSDSDGEWGHPNSSGLKVFLHWSNGGDQYVTYNQGTMTAEEVCIHIAQKVGITPLCYNLFALYDTQAQVWLPPNHLFEITKDTNQTLQFRMRYYFRNWHGLNTQEPAVYRSMPRGFEVSEEKTRIEQGCALLDKASFEYLYEQGKSEFVNDVASLSDLHSDAEVQHFKNESLGMAVLHLSHLALQRGVPLEEVVRKTSFKDCIPRSFSRQIQQNNSLTKFRLRNVFQKFMRRFHLQTVGPGRFSEQDIMFKYLATLEQLAPRFGTERFLALTLALPTEAERDLCYVNSSEQGPTLPPGATLSLADQAPTHEVLVTGTSGIHWRLLQVEDSDLKVNHSQSSLGKKSKTRGSESRKLSQLPTEKKEIVWTYFCDFQDITHIVVKENNVSIHRQDNKCLELTLPSPMVALSLVSLVDGYFRLTADSSHYLCHEVAPPRLVMSIQNGIHGPLQEPYVLSKLKREEVEDGLYLIRWSSFDFHRLILTVARKDQAAGAQGLRYKQFRIEEQGLTFQLEGWDQAFPSVRELTAALQGCTLRSSSGSGPGSTLESFTLSKCCLPRAGEISNLIITRQRPKEGPKPLNLSQLSFHQIRKEEITQLAHLGQGTRTNIYEGLLHVGGGMGGEDEEEENIPSEPNNNHRELRVVLKVLDPSHRDIALAFFETASLMSQVSHIHLAFVHGVCVRGSENIMVAEHVEHGPLDVCLRREKGHVPVAWKITVAQQLASALSYLEDKNLVHGNVCAKNILLARRGLGDGTQPFIKLSDPGVSVVALSREERVERIPWIAPECVPSGTGLSTAADKWSFGTTLLEICFDGEAPLQGRSPSEKERFYEKKHRLPEPSCKELATLISQCLTYDASQRPSFRTILRDLTQLQPQNLDITTMSPEFPASDPTIFQKRYLKKIRDLGEGHFGKVSLYCYDPTNDGTGEMVAVKSLKAGCSSQLLSSWQREIEILRTLYHEHIVKYKGCCSDQGEKMVQLIMEYVPLGSLRDYLPKHSLGLAQILLFAQQICEGMAYLHSQHYIHRDLAARNVLLENDNTVKIGDFGLAKAVPEGHDYYCVREDGDSPVFWYAMECLKECKFYYASDVWSFGVTFYELLTRCDCNQTPPLKFIEMIGVTQGQMTVLRLIDLLERGQRLPCPKDCPYEIYLLMKNCWESEASFRPTFQNLVPLLKTFHEKYRSQAPSVFSVC, translated from the exons ATGCCATTATGTCACTGTGCTGCAAGACACAGTGACTCTGATGGAGAGTGGGGCCATCCCAACAGCAGTGGGCTCAAGGTTTTTCTCCACTGGAGCAATGGGGGTGACCAGTATGTGACCTACAATCAGGGCACCATGACTGCAGAGGAAGTCTGCATTCACATTGCACAGAAAGTGG GGATCACCCCACTCTGCTACAACCTCTTTGCATTATATGATACCCAGGCTCAAGTCTGGCTGCCTCCTAACCACCTCTTTGAGATCACCAAGGATACCAATCAAACCCTGCAATTTCGAATGAG GTATTACTTCAGGAACTGGCATGGGCTGAACACCCAGGAGCCAGCTGTGTACAGAAGCATGCCTCGAGGTTTTGAGGTCTCTGAAGAGAAGACCAGGATTGAGCAGGGGTGTGCTTTGCTGGACAAAGCCTCCTTCGAGTACCTCTACGAAcag GGAAAGTCTGAGTTTGTCAATGATGTCGCGTCCCTTTCGGACCTGCACAGTGACGCGGAGGTTCAGCACTTCAAGAACGAGAGCTTGGGCATGGCCGTGCTGCACCTTTCCCACCTTGCTCTGCAGCGCGGCGTGCCCCTGGAAGAGGTGGTGAGGAAGACCAG CTTCAAAGACTGCATCCCACGCTCCTTCAGCCGACAAATCCAGCAGAACAATTCTCTGACTAAGTTCCGCCTAAGGAACGTTTTCCAGAAGTTTATGAGACGATTCCATCTGCAGACAGTGGGTCCGGGGCGTTTTAGTGAACAGGACATTATGTTCAAATACCTGGCTACGCTGGAACAGCTGGCCCCGCGCTTTGGCACTGAACGCTTCCTTGCCCTGACCTTGGCGTTGCCCACAGAGGCTGAAAGGGATCTGTGCTATGTCAATAGCAGTGAGCAAGGGCCTACGCTTCCACCGGGAGCCACTCTCTCTCTCGCTGACCAGGCGCCTACCCATGAGGTTCTAGTGACGGGGACAAGTGGTATCCATTGGCGGCTTCTTCAGGTGGAG GACTCTGACTTGAAAGTCAACCACTCCCAAAGCTCCCTTGGTAAGAAGTCCAAGACCCGGGGGTCAGAGAGCCGGAAGCTGAGCCAGTTGCCCACTGAGAAGAAAGAGATTGTCTGGACATATTTTTGTGACTTCCAAGATATTACCCATATTGTGGTCAAGGAGAACAACGTCAGCATCCACCGTCAGGACAACAAGTGCCTG gAACTGACTCTCCCTTCACCTATGGTGGCACTCTCTCTGGTATCCCTGGTTGATGGCTACTTCAGGCTGACAGCAGACTCCAGCCACTATCTGTGCCATGAAGTGGCCCCACCGAGGCTGGTGATGAGCATTCAGAATGGCATCCATGGGCCCCTgca AGAGCCTTATGTACTGTCCAAACTGAAGCGAGAGGAAGTAGAGGATGGACTCTACCTTATCCGCTGGAGTTCCTTTGATTTCCACCGCCTCATCCTGACTGTGGCCCGGAAAGACCAG GCAGCTGGAGCACAGGGTCTCCGCTACAAGCAGTTCCGAATTGAAGAGCAGGGCCTGACCTTCCAGCTTGAAGGCTGGGATCAAGCCTTTCCCAGTGTTCGTGAGCTCACTGCAGCCCTGCAAGGCTGCACGCTGCGATCCAGTTCTGGCTCTGGTCCTGGCTCTACCCTAGAGAGCTTCACACTCAGCAAATGCTGCCTGCCTCGAGCAGGAG AAATTTCCAATCTGATCATTACTCGGCAGCGTCCTAAGGAGGGTCCCAAACCACTTAACTTGTCCCAGCTCAGCTTCCATCAGATCCGAAAGGAAGAAATAACCCAG CTGGCTCACCTAGGCCAAGGCACCCGGACCAACATTTACGAGGGACTTCTGCACGTGGGGGGTGGAATGGGAGGcgaggatgaggaagaagaaaacattccCTCAGAACCCAACAACAACCATCGGGAGCTTCGAGTAGTGCTAAAGGTGTTGGATCCAAGTCACCGCGATATTGCTCTG GCATTTTTTGAGACAGCCAGCCTAATGAGCCAGGTCTCCCACATCCACCTGGCCTTTGTCCATGGTGTTTGTGTCCGGGGCTCTGAGA ACATCATGGTGGCAGAACACGTAGAACATGGGCCATTGGACGTATGTCTGCGGCGAGAGAAGGGCCATGTGCCAGTGGCCTGGAAGATTACTGTGGCCCAGCAGCTTGCCAGTGCTCTCAGCTACCTA GAGGACAAAAACCTGGTTCATGGCAACGTCTGCGCCAAGAACATCCTGCTGGCAAGGCGAGGCCTTGGGGACGGCACTCAGCCCTTCATCAAGCTCAGCGATCCTGGTGTCAGCGTCGTGGCCCTCTCCAGGGAGG AGCGGGTAGAGCGCATTCCCTGGATCGCCCCTGAGTGTGTCCCCAGTGGGACGGGTCTCAGCACAGCTGCTGACAAGTGGAGCTTTGGAACGACACTGTTAGAGATCTGCTTTGACGGGGAAGCGCCTCTCCAGGGTCGTAGCCCTTCTGAG AAGGAGCGATTTTATGAGAAGAAGCACCGGCTCCCTGAGCCCTCGTGCAAGGAGCTGGCCACGCTCATCAGCCAGTGCCTCACCTATGACGCCAGCCAGCGGCCCTCCTTCCGAACCATCCTGCGCGATCTCACGCAGCTGCAGCCCCAGA ATCTCGACATCACCACCATGAGCCCAGAGTTCCCAGCCTCAGATCCCACCATTTTTCAGAAACGCTACCTGAAGAAGATCCGGGACCTGGGAGAG GGCCACTTTGGCAAGGTGAGCCTCTACTGCTATGACCCAACTAATGACGGCACAGGGGAGATGGTGGCTGTGAAGTCTCTCAAGGCTGGCTGCAGTTCCCAGCTCCTGAGCAGCTGGCAGCGGGAGATTGAGATCCTCCGGACGCTCTACCACGAGCACATCGTCAAATATAAGGGCTGCTGCAGTGACCAAG GGGAGAAGATGGTCCAGCTGATCATGGAGTATGTGCCACTGGGCAGCTTGCGGGATTATCTCCCCAAACACAGCTTGGGGCTGGCCCAGATTCTGCTGTTTGCTCAGCAGATCTGTGAG GGCATGGCCTACCTCCATTCCCAACACTACATCCACCGAGACCTGGCAGCCCGAAATGTCCTTCTGGAGAATGACAACACTGTCAAGATTGGGGACTTTGGTCTGGCCAAGGCCGTGCCAGAAGGCCACGATTACTACTGTGTCCGGGAGGATGGAGATAGCCCCGTCTTCTG GTATGCTATGGAGTGTCTCAAGGAGTGTAAGTTCTACTACGCCTCCGACGTCTGGTCCTTTGGGGTCACCTTCTACGAACTGCTGACCCGCTGTGACTGCAATCAAACCCCACCCTTG AAATTCATCGAAATGATTGGGGTCACCCAGGGCCAGATGACAGTGCTGAGGCTCATAGATCTGCTAGAGAGAGGCCAGAGACTACCTTGTCCCAAGGACTGTCCCTATGAG ATCTATCTTCTCATGAAGAATTGCTGGGAATCTGAAGCCTCCTTCCGCCCAACCTTCCAGAACCTTGTTCCCCTCCTCAAGACATTCCATGAGAAGTATAGAAGTCAAGCTCCCTCTGTGTTTAGTGTATGCTGA
- the CDC37 gene encoding hsp90 co-chaperone Cdc37, whose amino-acid sequence MVDYSVWDHIEVSDDEDETHPNIDTASLFRWRHQARVERMEQFQKEKEELDKGCRECKRKVAECQRKLKELEVAEPKGGQAEVQRLQAEAQQLRKEEKSWEQKLDELRKKEKNMPWNVDTLSKDGFSKSVFNIKPDKEEDSEEQKEQKHKTFVEKYEKQIKHFGMLRRWDDSQKYLSENPHLVCEETANYLVIWCIDLEVEEKCALMEQVAHQTIVMQFILELAKSLKVDPRACFRQFFTKIKTADQQYMEGFTDELESFKERVRGRAKVRIEKAMKEYEEEERKKRLGPGGLDPVEVYEALPVELQKCFDIKDVQMLQDTISKMDPAEAKYHMQRCIDSGLWVPNAKAAGGQEKGDDDSPASDLVGEARKGRVEEEEKGNV is encoded by the exons ATGGTGGATTACAGCGTGTGGGACCACATCGAGGTGTCGGACGATGAAGATGAGACGCATCCCAACATCGATACGGCCAGCCTGTTCCGCTGGCGGCACCAG GCACGAGTGGAACGCATGGAGCAGTttcagaaagagaaggaggaactAGACAAAGGATGCAGGGAGTGTAAGCGCAAGGTGGCCGAATGTCAGCGGAAACTGAAGGAGCTGGAGGTGGCTGAGCCCAAAGGTGGCCAAGCAGAGGTGCAGCGACTTCAGGCAGAAGCCCAGCAGCTGCGGAAGGAAGAGAAGAGCTGGGAGCAGAAGCTTGATGAACTGCGcaagaaggagaaaaacatgCCATGGAATGTAGACACGCTGAGCAAGGATGGTTTCAGCAAA AGTGTGTTCAATATTAAGCCAGACAAGGAGGAGGATTCTGAGGAGCAGAAAGAACAGAAGCACAAGACCTTTGTAGAGAAATATGAGAAGCAGATTAAGCATTTTG GCATGCTTCGGCGCTGGGATGATAGCCAGAAGTACCTTTCCGAAAACCCACACCTGGTCTGTGAGGAGACTGCCAACTACCTGGTCATCTGGTGCATTGACCTGGAAGTAGAGGAG AAATGTGCCCTCATGGAGCAAGTGGCTCATCAGACAATTGTTATGCAATTCATTCTGGAGTTGGCCAAGAGCCTAAAAGTGGATCCCCGAGCCTGCTTCAGGCAGTTCTTCACAAAAATCAAG aCAGCCGACCAACAGTACATGGAAGGCTTCACAGATGAGCTGGAGTCCTTCAAGGAGCGAGTGAGAGGGCGTGCCAAAGTGCGGATTGAGAAGGCCATGAAGGAGTACGAGGAGGAAGAGCGGAAGAAGCGGCTGGGCCCTGGGGGCCTGGACCCAGTTGAGGTCTATGAGGCACTGCCTGTG GAGCTCCAGAAATGCTTTGACATCAAGGATGTACAGATGCTCCAAGATACCATCAGCAAAATGGACCCTGCG GAAGCAAAATATCACATGCAACGTTGCATTGACTCGGGCCTCTGGGTCCCCAATGCAAAGGCAGCCGGAGGACAGGAGAAAGGCGATGACGACTCCCCAGCTTCAGACCTTGTGGGTGAGGCCAGGAAGGGCAGGGtcgaagaagaagagaaagggaacgTCTGA